In one Pseudomonas sp. SG20056 genomic region, the following are encoded:
- a CDS encoding YqfO family protein, whose product MYKLCFYVPETHLDAVKSAVFNAGGGRIGQYDQCCWQTLGQGQFRALEGSQPFIGQPGQVEQVAEWKVEMVVADELIHDAVKAMKKQHPYEAPAFEVWRLSDIQF is encoded by the coding sequence ATGTACAAGCTGTGTTTTTATGTGCCTGAAACTCATCTGGATGCCGTGAAGAGCGCGGTATTCAATGCCGGTGGCGGACGTATTGGTCAGTATGATCAGTGTTGTTGGCAAACCCTGGGACAGGGGCAGTTCCGCGCTCTGGAAGGCAGTCAGCCATTTATTGGCCAGCCTGGGCAGGTCGAGCAAGTGGCGGAGTGGAAAGTCGAGATGGTGGTGGCTGACGAGCTGATTCATGACGCGGTCAAGGCCATGAAGAAGCAGCATCCCTATGAAGCGCCGGCTTTTGAGGTGTGGCGGCTGTCAGATATTCAGTTCTAA
- the mltF gene encoding membrane-bound lytic murein transglycosylase MltF, giving the protein MFAQSAFRVRCACWLSVIGILLLLGGCAEEPSTLERVQAEGVLRVITRNSPATYFQDRNGETGFEYELVKRFADDLGLELKIETADNLDELFASLNKPNGPVLAAAGLVESDGRQQHARFSLPYLEVTPQVIYRNGQQRPTRPDDLLGKRILVLKGSSHAEQLAALKLQLPELAYEESAAVEVVDLLRMVDEGQIDLTLVDSNELAMNQVYFSNVRVAFDLGDAQNLAWATAPGEDRSLLDEMNAFIERAHQNGSLQRLKDRYYGHVDVLGYVGAYTFAKHLQQRLPRYEKYFREAAQANQVDWRLLAAMGYQESLWQPTATSKTGVRGLMMLTLRTAQAMGVSDRLNPKQSIEGGAKYIVYVKNQLPESIQEPDRTWFALASYNVGGGHLEDARKLTEAEGLDPNKWLDVQKILPRLSQKQWYSKTRYGYARGGEPVHFVRNIRRYYDILTWVTQPQLEGSQIAESNQHVPGIDKRQPNEQTPPL; this is encoded by the coding sequence ATGTTTGCCCAATCTGCGTTCCGTGTGCGCTGCGCCTGCTGGCTGTCGGTGATCGGAATCCTCCTGCTGCTCGGCGGCTGTGCTGAAGAACCCAGCACACTCGAGCGCGTTCAGGCGGAGGGTGTACTGCGGGTGATCACCCGTAACAGCCCGGCCACCTACTTCCAGGACCGTAACGGCGAGACCGGCTTCGAATACGAGCTGGTGAAGCGCTTCGCCGACGATCTGGGTCTTGAGCTGAAAATCGAAACCGCCGACAACCTCGACGAGCTATTCGCCAGCCTGAACAAACCCAACGGCCCGGTACTGGCTGCCGCCGGTTTGGTAGAAAGCGACGGACGGCAGCAGCACGCACGCTTCTCCCTGCCTTACCTCGAAGTCACCCCTCAGGTGATTTATCGCAACGGCCAGCAACGCCCGACCCGCCCGGATGACCTGCTCGGCAAACGCATTCTGGTGCTCAAAGGCAGCAGCCATGCTGAACAGCTGGCCGCACTCAAGCTGCAATTACCGGAACTGGCTTACGAAGAGTCCGCAGCCGTTGAAGTGGTCGACCTGCTGCGCATGGTTGATGAAGGGCAGATCGACCTGACTCTTGTCGACTCCAACGAGCTGGCGATGAATCAGGTGTACTTCTCCAACGTGCGTGTGGCCTTTGACCTGGGCGATGCGCAAAACCTGGCCTGGGCCACCGCCCCCGGTGAAGACCGCAGCCTGCTCGACGAGATGAATGCCTTTATCGAGCGTGCCCATCAGAACGGCAGCCTGCAACGGTTGAAGGATCGCTACTACGGCCATGTCGATGTACTCGGCTATGTCGGCGCCTACACCTTCGCCAAGCACCTTCAGCAACGCCTGCCGCGCTACGAGAAATACTTTCGCGAAGCCGCCCAGGCCAATCAGGTCGACTGGCGCCTGCTCGCCGCCATGGGTTATCAGGAATCACTCTGGCAACCCACCGCCACCTCGAAAACCGGGGTACGCGGGCTGATGATGCTGACCTTGCGCACCGCTCAGGCCATGGGCGTATCGGACCGCCTGAACCCCAAACAGAGCATCGAAGGTGGCGCCAAATACATTGTCTATGTAAAGAATCAGCTGCCGGAGAGCATTCAGGAACCTGATCGCACCTGGTTCGCCCTAGCGTCCTACAACGTCGGTGGCGGCCATCTGGAAGATGCGCGCAAGCTCACCGAAGCCGAAGGCCTGGACCCGAATAAATGGCTGGATGTGCAGAAGATCCTGCCGCGTCTATCGCAGAAGCAGTGGTACAGCAAAACCCGTTATGGCTACGCCCGCGGCGGCGAGCCAGTGCATTTTGTGCGCAACATCCGCCGCTACTATGACATCCTCACCTGGGTGACACAGCCGCAGCTGGAAGGCTCGCAAATCGCCGAAAGCAATCAGCATGTGCCGGGGATCGACAAACGTCAGCCGAATGAGCAGACCCCGCCGCTTTAA
- a CDS encoding L,D-transpeptidase family protein, with protein MRWLFALLCLTVTLAAPASTTPTLNGKTIDKVLVIKSERKLHLISRGDTLKSYRISLGKKPKGAKQREGDLRTPEGFYWIDWRKTSDKYNLSMHISYPNARDQAQARKSGVSAGGMIMIHGTPLDEEYPEWMFHTLDWTEGCIAMRNIDMREVWAVVKDGTLIEIRP; from the coding sequence ATGCGCTGGTTGTTCGCCCTACTCTGCCTGACCGTTACCCTGGCTGCCCCCGCCAGCACCACACCGACCCTTAATGGCAAAACCATCGACAAGGTGCTGGTGATCAAATCTGAACGCAAATTGCACCTGATCAGCCGTGGCGACACCCTCAAGTCCTATCGCATCTCTCTGGGCAAAAAGCCTAAAGGGGCCAAACAACGCGAGGGCGACCTGCGCACCCCGGAAGGTTTCTATTGGATCGACTGGCGCAAGACCAGCGACAAGTACAACCTGTCCATGCACATCTCTTATCCCAACGCCCGCGACCAGGCGCAGGCGCGCAAGAGTGGTGTATCGGCAGGCGGCATGATCATGATTCACGGCACGCCGCTGGATGAGGAATACCCGGAGTGGATGTTCCACACCCTGGACTGGACCGAAGGCTGCATCGCCATGCGCAACATTGATATGCGCGAGGTCTGGGCAGTGGTCAAGGACGGCACCCTGATCGAAATCAGACCCTGA
- the purL gene encoding phosphoribosylformylglycinamidine synthase produces MLILRGAPALSAFRHGKLLEQLTSKVPAVTGLYAEFAHFAEVTGVLSADEEQVLARLLKYGPSVPVQEPSGRLFLTIPRFGTISPWSSKASDIARNCGLAKIQRIERGLAYYVSGELNATEAQQVADVLHDRMTQLVLDNLEGAAALFSHAQPKPLTAVDILGGGRAALEKANVELGLALAEDEIDYLVTSFNGLGRNPHDIELMMFAQANSEHCRHKIFNASWDIDGESQEKSLFGMIKNTYQMHNEGVLSAYKDNASVIVGSVAGRFFPDPETRQYGATQEPVHILMKVETHNHPTAISPFSGASTGSGGEIRDEGATGRGAKPKAGLTGFTVSNLNIPGFEQPWEVPYGKPERIVTALDIMIEGPLGGAAFNNEFGRPALTGYFRTFEQAIQTPRGEEVRGYHKPIMLAGGMGNIRADHVQKGEITVGAKLIVLGGPAMLIGLGGGAASSVATGASSADLDFASVQRENPEMERRCQEVIDRCWQLGDNNPIAFIHDVGAGGISNAFPELVNDGGRGGRFELRNVPNDEPGMAPHEIWSNESQERYVLAVSAVDFERFKAICERERCPFAVVGEATEEAHLTVTDSHFANTPVDMPLEVLLGKPPRMHRSAAREAELGDDFDASTLAIDEAVTRVLHHPAVASKSFLITIGDRTITGLVARDQMVGPWQVPVADCAVTATSFDVYTGEAMAMGERTPLALLDAAASGRMAIGETLTNLAASRIEKLSDIKLSANWMAAAGHPGEDARLYDTVKAVGMQLCPELGITIPVGKDSMSMKTQWRDEGTDKSVTSPLSLVVTGFAPVSDIRKTLTPQLRMDKGETDLILIDLGRGQNRMGASILTQVYGKLGTQAPDVDDAEDLKAFFAVIQGLNADGHILAYHDRSDGGLMVTALEMAFAGHCGLNLFLDALADNSAELAAVLFNEELGAVIQVHQDATPEVLAQFSAAGLGDCVAVIGQPVNSDDVAISFNGQPVFGGQRRLLQRQWAQTSYQIQRLRDNVQCAEQEFDTILDEENPGLSAKLSFDVNQDISAPYIRKGVRPQIAVLREQGVNGQVEMAAAFDRAGFNAIDVHMSDILSGRVSLDEFKGLVACGGFSYGDVLGAGEGWAKSILFNSRARDGFQAFFERKDSFALGVCNGCQMMSNLHELIPGTEFWPHFVRNRSEQFEARVAMVQVQESASIFLQGMAGSRMPIAIAHGEGHAEFENEEALLEADLSGCVAMRFIDNHGKVTETYPANPNGSPRGITGLTSRDGRVTIMMPHPERVFRAVQNSWKPDDWQEDAGWMRMFRNARVWVD; encoded by the coding sequence ATGTTGATCCTGCGCGGCGCTCCCGCCCTTTCTGCTTTCCGTCACGGCAAACTGCTTGAGCAACTGACCAGCAAGGTTCCTGCGGTCACCGGCCTGTATGCCGAGTTCGCGCATTTCGCCGAGGTTACTGGCGTTTTGAGTGCCGACGAAGAGCAGGTATTGGCCCGTTTGCTGAAATACGGCCCGAGTGTGCCGGTGCAGGAGCCAAGCGGCCGCCTGTTCCTGACCATTCCGCGCTTTGGCACCATCTCGCCCTGGTCGAGCAAGGCCAGCGACATCGCTCGCAACTGCGGCCTGGCGAAGATTCAGCGCATCGAGCGCGGCCTGGCGTACTACGTCAGCGGCGAGTTGAATGCTACCGAGGCGCAGCAGGTTGCCGACGTGCTGCATGACCGCATGACCCAGCTGGTGCTGGATAACCTCGAAGGCGCCGCTGCGCTGTTCAGCCATGCGCAGCCCAAGCCGCTGACTGCCGTGGACATCCTCGGTGGTGGGCGCGCTGCGCTGGAGAAGGCCAACGTTGAGCTGGGCTTGGCCCTGGCCGAAGACGAAATCGATTACCTGGTGACCAGCTTCAACGGTCTGGGGCGCAACCCTCATGACATTGAACTGATGATGTTCGCCCAGGCCAACTCCGAGCATTGCCGCCACAAGATCTTCAATGCCAGCTGGGATATCGATGGTGAGAGCCAAGAGAAATCCCTGTTCGGCATGATCAAGAACACCTACCAGATGCATAACGAAGGCGTGCTGTCCGCTTATAAAGACAACGCCTCGGTGATCGTTGGTAGCGTCGCTGGGCGTTTCTTCCCGGACCCTGAGACCCGTCAGTACGGCGCGACCCAGGAGCCCGTGCATATCCTGATGAAGGTGGAAACCCACAACCACCCGACGGCCATCTCGCCGTTTTCCGGTGCGTCCACCGGTTCTGGTGGCGAGATTCGCGACGAAGGTGCCACCGGCCGTGGTGCCAAGCCGAAGGCTGGCCTGACCGGTTTCACCGTCTCCAACCTGAACATCCCCGGTTTCGAGCAGCCTTGGGAAGTGCCTTACGGCAAGCCTGAGCGCATCGTTACCGCCTTGGACATCATGATTGAAGGCCCACTGGGCGGCGCGGCGTTCAACAACGAGTTCGGTCGTCCTGCCCTCACTGGCTACTTCCGCACCTTCGAGCAGGCGATCCAGACCCCGCGCGGTGAAGAAGTGCGTGGTTACCACAAGCCGATCATGCTCGCTGGCGGTATGGGCAACATCCGTGCAGATCACGTGCAGAAGGGCGAGATCACCGTGGGCGCCAAGCTGATCGTGCTCGGCGGCCCAGCCATGCTGATCGGCCTTGGCGGCGGCGCCGCTTCGTCGGTCGCCACCGGTGCCAGCTCGGCTGACCTGGATTTTGCCTCGGTACAGCGCGAGAACCCGGAAATGGAGCGCCGTTGCCAGGAGGTTATCGACCGTTGCTGGCAGCTGGGTGACAACAACCCAATTGCCTTTATCCATGACGTTGGCGCGGGTGGTATTTCCAACGCTTTCCCCGAGCTGGTTAATGACGGTGGCCGTGGCGGCCGTTTCGAGCTGCGCAACGTGCCGAATGACGAACCGGGCATGGCCCCGCATGAGATCTGGAGCAACGAGTCCCAGGAGCGCTACGTACTGGCCGTCAGCGCCGTCGACTTCGAGCGGTTCAAGGCGATCTGTGAACGCGAGCGTTGCCCGTTTGCCGTGGTTGGTGAGGCCACTGAAGAAGCCCACTTGACCGTGACTGACAGCCATTTCGCCAACACCCCGGTGGACATGCCTCTGGAAGTGCTGCTCGGCAAACCGCCGCGCATGCACCGTTCGGCTGCACGCGAAGCTGAGCTGGGCGATGATTTCGATGCCAGCACCCTGGCCATCGACGAAGCTGTTACCCGCGTGCTGCATCACCCGGCCGTGGCCAGCAAGAGCTTCCTGATCACCATCGGTGACCGCACCATTACCGGTCTGGTTGCCCGCGACCAGATGGTTGGCCCGTGGCAGGTGCCGGTGGCTGACTGCGCGGTAACCGCCACCAGCTTCGACGTTTACACCGGTGAAGCCATGGCCATGGGCGAGCGCACCCCGCTGGCGCTGCTGGATGCTGCGGCGTCCGGGCGTATGGCGATTGGCGAGACCCTGACCAACCTGGCCGCATCGCGCATCGAAAAGCTCTCCGACATCAAACTGTCCGCCAACTGGATGGCCGCTGCCGGTCACCCGGGCGAAGACGCGCGTCTGTATGACACCGTGAAAGCGGTCGGCATGCAGCTGTGCCCGGAACTGGGTATCACCATCCCGGTGGGCAAGGACTCGATGTCGATGAAAACCCAATGGCGCGACGAGGGCACGGATAAGAGCGTGACCTCGCCGCTGTCGCTGGTGGTAACCGGCTTTGCTCCGGTCAGTGATATTCGCAAGACCCTGACCCCGCAACTGCGCATGGACAAGGGCGAAACCGACCTGATCCTGATCGATCTGGGCCGCGGCCAGAACCGTATGGGTGCCTCGATCCTTACTCAGGTTTACGGCAAGCTCGGTACCCAGGCGCCTGATGTGGATGACGCTGAAGACCTCAAGGCCTTCTTCGCGGTTATCCAGGGTCTGAATGCTGACGGTCATATCCTCGCTTACCACGACCGTTCCGACGGCGGCCTGATGGTGACTGCGCTGGAAATGGCTTTCGCTGGCCACTGCGGCTTGAATCTGTTCCTCGATGCCTTGGCCGATAACAGCGCTGAGCTGGCCGCCGTGCTGTTCAACGAAGAGCTGGGTGCAGTGATTCAGGTGCATCAGGACGCCACCCCGGAAGTGCTGGCACAGTTCAGCGCCGCCGGTCTGGGCGACTGCGTGGCGGTGATTGGTCAGCCGGTCAACAGCGACGACGTGGCGATCAGCTTCAACGGTCAGCCGGTATTCGGCGGCCAGCGCCGCCTGCTGCAGCGTCAGTGGGCGCAAACCAGCTACCAGATTCAGCGTCTGCGCGACAACGTGCAGTGCGCTGAGCAGGAGTTCGACACCATCCTCGACGAGGAAAATCCAGGGTTGTCGGCCAAGCTCAGCTTCGACGTCAATCAGGACATCAGCGCGCCGTATATCCGTAAGGGTGTGCGCCCGCAGATCGCCGTACTGCGTGAGCAGGGCGTCAACGGCCAGGTGGAAATGGCTGCGGCCTTCGATCGCGCGGGTTTCAACGCAATCGACGTACATATGAGCGACATCCTCAGCGGTCGCGTCAGCCTGGACGAATTCAAGGGTCTGGTCGCCTGCGGCGGTTTCTCCTACGGCGACGTACTGGGTGCTGGCGAAGGCTGGGCCAAGTCGATCCTGTTCAATAGCCGCGCCCGTGATGGTTTCCAGGCGTTCTTCGAGCGCAAGGACAGCTTCGCCCTTGGCGTGTGCAACGGCTGCCAGATGATGAGCAACCTGCACGAGCTGATCCCTGGCACCGAGTTCTGGCCACACTTCGTGCGCAACCGCTCCGAGCAGTTCGAGGCGCGCGTAGCCATGGTGCAAGTGCAGGAGTCGGCGTCGATTTTCCTGCAAGGGATGGCTGGTTCGCGTATGCCAATCGCCATCGCCCACGGTGAAGGTCATGCCGAGTTCGAGAACGAGGAAGCTCTGCTCGAAGCCGATCTGTCCGGCTGCGTGGCCATGCGCTTTATCGACAACCACGGCAAGGTCACCGAAACCTATCCGGCCAACCCCAACGGTTCGCCGCGTGGGATCACCGGTCTGACCAGCCGCGACGGCCGCGTGACCATCATGATGCCGCACCCGGAGCGGGTATTCCGTGCTGTGCAGAACTCCTGGAAGCCGGATGATTGGCAGGAAGATGCCGGCTGGATGCGCATGTTCCGCAACGCCCGCGTGTGGGTGGATTGA
- a CDS encoding CDGSH iron-sulfur domain-containing protein translates to MLMSSKPAPILPEVRQVKPGDTLLLCRCGRSSQLPDCVSACPDALELQPEREQFLLLCRCARSQRLPYCDGSHNLPVSGFVARWRRFWCGL, encoded by the coding sequence ATGCTTATGTCGAGTAAGCCTGCGCCGATTCTGCCTGAGGTGCGCCAGGTCAAACCTGGCGATACCTTGCTGCTGTGCCGCTGCGGGCGTTCGTCCCAGCTTCCTGATTGTGTTTCTGCCTGCCCTGATGCGCTTGAACTGCAGCCTGAGCGAGAGCAATTTCTGCTGCTCTGCCGTTGCGCGCGCTCGCAACGTCTACCTTACTGTGATGGCAGCCATAACCTGCCGGTAAGCGGTTTCGTGGCCCGTTGGCGGCGCTTCTGGTGCGGTTTATAA
- a CDS encoding NUDIX hydrolase — MKFCSNCGGAVSHIIPQGDNRLRHVCAQCQTVHYQNPRIIAGCLPVWGEQVLLCRRAIEPRRGYWTLPAGFMENGETLEQAAARETHEEACARVRSLNLYTLFDLPHINQVYMLFRAELVDLDFAPGEESLEVQLFHEQDIPWSELAFPTIGRTLECYFADRREQHYPVRNEPLEALRAHYKKAF; from the coding sequence ATGAAGTTCTGTAGCAACTGTGGCGGCGCGGTCAGCCATATCATCCCGCAGGGCGACAACCGCCTGCGCCACGTCTGCGCGCAGTGCCAGACCGTGCATTATCAAAATCCGCGAATCATCGCCGGCTGTCTGCCGGTATGGGGCGAACAGGTGCTGCTGTGCCGCCGCGCCATCGAGCCACGCCGTGGCTACTGGACCCTGCCAGCAGGCTTTATGGAGAACGGCGAAACCTTGGAACAGGCTGCCGCCCGCGAAACCCATGAGGAGGCCTGCGCACGGGTGCGCAGCCTGAATCTCTACACCCTGTTCGACCTGCCGCACATCAATCAGGTGTATATGCTGTTTCGCGCCGAGCTGGTCGACCTGGACTTTGCCCCTGGCGAAGAAAGCCTTGAGGTTCAGCTATTTCACGAACAGGACATCCCCTGGTCAGAGCTGGCTTTCCCGACCATCGGGCGTACCTTAGAATGCTACTTCGCAGACCGCCGCGAGCAGCACTACCCGGTCCGCAACGAGCCGCTTGAAGCCTTGCGCGCACATTACAAGAAAGCCTTTTGA
- the tadA gene encoding tRNA adenosine(34) deaminase TadA — MREALALAAEGAALGEVPVGAVLVQDGQIVGRGFNCPISTHDPSAHAEMVAIRAAAQVVDNYRLPGSTLYVTLEPCSMCAGLIVHARVQRVVYGATEPKAGVALSRGQFFSQEFLNHRVLIEGGLLAEECGAVLSAFFKARREQR; from the coding sequence ATGCGCGAGGCGCTGGCGCTGGCCGCCGAAGGCGCTGCCTTGGGTGAGGTGCCGGTTGGCGCAGTGCTGGTGCAGGATGGCCAGATTGTAGGGCGCGGTTTTAACTGCCCGATCTCCACCCATGACCCCAGCGCTCACGCCGAGATGGTGGCGATTCGCGCCGCCGCCCAGGTCGTGGATAACTACCGTCTGCCGGGCAGCACCCTGTATGTCACCTTGGAACCGTGCAGCATGTGCGCCGGGCTGATCGTGCATGCGCGAGTGCAGCGCGTGGTGTATGGCGCAACCGAGCCTAAAGCTGGGGTAGCGTTGAGTCGCGGACAGTTCTTCAGTCAGGAATTTCTCAATCACCGAGTGTTGATTGAGGGCGGTTTACTGGCGGAGGAGTGCGGTGCGGTGCTGAGTGCGTTCTTCAAAGCGCGGCGTGAGCAACGCTAG